A single window of [Clostridium] hylemonae DSM 15053 DNA harbors:
- a CDS encoding phospho-sugar mutase — MEYLEKYREWLENPYFDEDTKAELREIAGDDSEIKERFYKDLEFGTAGLRGIIGAGTNRLNIYTVRKATQGLANYIMKRNGQDRGVAIAYDSRRMSPEFADEAALCLAANGIKAYVFETLRPTPELSYAVRALGCIAGINITASHNPPEYNGYKVYWEDGAQITPPHDKGIMDEVKAVTDYNTVKTMGLADAKAAGMYEVIGAQVDDGYIAELKKQVIHQDAIDEMGSELKIVYSPLHGTGNIPARRILKELGFKNVYIVKEQELPDGEFPTVSYPNPEAEEAFTLGLKLAREVDADLVLATDPDADRLGVYVKDAKSGEYKVLTGNMSGCLLADYELGQRKAAEGLPEDGYLIKTIVTSNMADAIAKGYGVGLIEVLTGFKYIGQQILGFETTGKGKYLFGFEESYGCLIGTHARDKDAIVATMALCEAAAYYKTKGMTLWDAMVDMYERYGYYKDSIQSITLKGIEGLQKIQEILETLRKNPPMEVGGYRVLKARDYEADIIKDITTGEVTPTGLPASNVLYYDLTDDAWLCVRPSGTEPKVKFYYGIKGTSLEDADEKSRMLGEEVLSMINTML; from the coding sequence ATGGAATATCTTGAAAAGTACAGAGAATGGCTGGAGAATCCATATTTTGATGAAGACACTAAGGCCGAACTTAGGGAAATCGCGGGAGACGACAGCGAGATCAAAGAGCGTTTCTATAAAGACCTGGAGTTCGGAACCGCAGGTCTGAGAGGAATTATCGGAGCAGGCACGAACCGCCTGAATATCTATACGGTCAGGAAAGCTACACAGGGACTTGCAAATTATATCATGAAACGTAACGGACAGGACAGAGGCGTTGCCATCGCGTACGATTCCAGACGTATGTCACCGGAATTTGCCGATGAGGCAGCACTCTGCCTTGCCGCTAACGGGATCAAGGCATATGTGTTCGAGACACTTCGGCCGACACCGGAGCTGTCATATGCCGTGCGTGCGCTTGGCTGCATTGCGGGTATCAATATCACGGCCAGCCACAATCCGCCGGAATACAACGGATATAAGGTATACTGGGAAGACGGCGCGCAGATCACGCCGCCTCACGACAAAGGAATTATGGACGAGGTAAAGGCTGTCACCGACTACAATACAGTAAAGACGATGGGCCTTGCAGATGCAAAGGCTGCCGGAATGTACGAAGTTATCGGCGCGCAAGTAGATGACGGTTACATCGCAGAACTGAAAAAACAGGTCATTCATCAGGACGCCATTGACGAGATGGGAAGCGAACTGAAAATTGTGTACAGCCCTCTCCACGGGACGGGGAACATACCCGCCAGAAGAATATTAAAGGAACTCGGATTTAAAAATGTTTATATCGTAAAAGAACAGGAGCTTCCCGACGGAGAATTTCCTACTGTCTCATATCCAAACCCTGAAGCGGAAGAAGCATTTACGCTCGGACTGAAATTGGCCAGGGAAGTAGATGCCGATCTCGTGCTCGCGACAGACCCGGATGCGGACCGTCTCGGTGTATACGTAAAAGATGCAAAATCAGGCGAATATAAAGTGCTCACCGGAAATATGTCAGGCTGTCTTCTGGCAGATTATGAGCTCGGCCAGCGCAAGGCGGCAGAGGGGCTTCCGGAGGACGGATACCTTATCAAAACGATAGTAACGTCCAACATGGCCGACGCCATCGCAAAAGGCTACGGCGTAGGGCTTATAGAAGTGCTGACCGGCTTCAAATATATCGGGCAGCAGATCCTGGGATTTGAGACGACCGGAAAAGGAAAGTATCTGTTCGGATTTGAAGAAAGCTATGGCTGCCTGATCGGAACACATGCAAGGGACAAGGATGCCATCGTTGCGACAATGGCTCTCTGTGAGGCGGCAGCCTACTACAAGACGAAAGGCATGACGCTCTGGGATGCAATGGTGGACATGTATGAGAGATACGGATACTATAAGGATTCCATCCAGTCCATAACATTAAAAGGAATAGAAGGGCTTCAGAAAATTCAGGAGATCCTGGAGACGCTGCGTAAGAATCCGCCGATGGAAGTCGGGGGCTACAGAGTTCTGAAGGCGAGAGATTACGAGGCTGATATCATCAAGGATATAACGACCGGAGAAGTGACGCCTACCGGACTGCCGGCATCCAATGTACTTTACTATGATCTTACAGACGATGCATGGCTCTGCGTGAGACCGTCAGGAACAGAGCCTAAGGTCAAATTTTACTACGGCATAAAAGGCACGTCTCTGGAAGATGCAGATGAAAAATCGCGCATGCTCGGCGAGGAAGTTTTGTCCATGATCAATACCATGTTATAA
- a CDS encoding RNA-binding S4 domain-containing protein has translation MRLDKFLKVSRLIKRRTVANEACDAGRVTVNGSVAKASVKVKPGDIIEIQFGTKTVKVEVLDIQETTKKEEAKDLFKYL, from the coding sequence ATGCGTTTGGATAAATTTTTAAAAGTTTCCCGGCTCATTAAGCGCAGAACGGTTGCAAACGAGGCGTGCGACGCCGGCCGTGTGACGGTAAACGGAAGCGTTGCCAAAGCTTCGGTTAAGGTGAAACCGGGGGACATTATAGAGATCCAGTTCGGGACAAAGACAGTGAAAGTCGAAGTGCTCGATATACAGGAGACGACGAAAAAAGAAGAGGCAAAGGACCTGTTCAAATATTTGTAA
- a CDS encoding glycoside hydrolase family 13 protein has translation MKEQALFCDGTASYVSPPEPAENEMVTLRFRTAKDDVECVRLVTRVGGYEMEKSDTRGGFDYYTINWRLNEERFHYCFEIRSGEDVCFYNRCGVSKEVVEFYDFVIAPGFSTPDWAKGAVMYQIYTDRFCNGDKSNDVESNEYFYIGGYSRKVTDWNKYPDTMGVREFYGGDLKGVMQKLDYLQELGVEVLYFNPLFVSPSNHKYDIQDYDYIDPHYGVIVEDGGEVLPEGVTDNSQAGKYQKRTTDRRNLEASNQLFIELVQELHRRGMKIILDGVFNHCGSFNKWMDRERIYESQSDYAKGAYVSPDSPYRSYFRFYKEEPENWPYNSNYDGWWGHDTLPKLNYEDSVKLENYILYIGRKWVSPPYSVDGWRLDVAADLGRSNEYNHQFWKKFREAVKDANPDAIILAEHYGDPSDWLRGDEWDTVMNYDAFMEPVTWFLTGLEKHSDEAREELAGNADNFVGSISHHMSNMLTPSLQVAMNELSNHDHSRFLTRTNHMVGRVEKLGPKAAEAYVNPAVMREAVVIQMTWVGAPTVYYGDEAGVCGFTDPDNRRTYPWGNEDMEMLSFHKEMIRIHKEHKALRTGSLNMLSWEENVLTYGRFLEEEQIIVIINNRSELTEVTVPVWRAEVPEKCRMKRLIYSYSKGHTAEYEEYLVADGELVVNMGAHSALVLETIKEEK, from the coding sequence ATGAAGGAACAAGCTTTGTTTTGTGATGGGACCGCAAGCTATGTCAGTCCGCCGGAGCCGGCGGAAAACGAGATGGTGACGCTGAGGTTCCGTACAGCCAAAGATGATGTGGAATGCGTCCGCCTTGTAACCAGAGTTGGGGGTTACGAAATGGAAAAGTCAGATACAAGAGGCGGATTTGACTATTACACGATCAACTGGCGGCTGAATGAGGAGCGTTTCCACTATTGCTTTGAAATCCGCTCTGGTGAAGACGTCTGTTTTTACAACAGATGTGGTGTGTCAAAAGAGGTTGTAGAATTTTATGATTTTGTAATTGCACCGGGATTTTCCACACCGGATTGGGCAAAGGGAGCAGTGATGTATCAAATATACACCGACCGCTTCTGCAATGGGGATAAGTCCAATGACGTAGAGTCAAATGAATACTTTTATATCGGAGGCTACAGCAGGAAAGTCACGGACTGGAACAAGTATCCCGACACGATGGGCGTGCGTGAATTTTACGGCGGAGACTTAAAAGGTGTTATGCAAAAGCTCGACTATCTGCAGGAGCTTGGAGTAGAGGTGCTGTATTTTAATCCGCTGTTCGTATCTCCGTCAAATCATAAATATGACATTCAGGATTACGATTATATAGACCCTCATTATGGAGTGATCGTGGAAGACGGAGGAGAGGTCCTGCCTGAGGGCGTGACCGATAACTCCCAGGCAGGCAAGTATCAGAAACGTACGACAGACCGCAGAAATCTGGAAGCCAGCAATCAGTTATTTATAGAACTGGTACAGGAACTTCACAGGCGGGGAATGAAGATCATACTGGACGGGGTGTTCAATCATTGCGGTTCATTCAATAAATGGATGGACAGAGAGAGAATATATGAAAGCCAGAGCGACTATGCCAAAGGGGCATATGTATCCCCGGACAGTCCGTACAGGAGTTATTTTAGATTTTATAAAGAAGAGCCGGAAAACTGGCCGTATAATTCTAACTATGACGGATGGTGGGGACACGATACTCTGCCGAAATTAAATTATGAAGATTCTGTAAAACTGGAAAATTACATTTTATATATCGGGCGCAAGTGGGTATCACCACCATACAGTGTGGACGGCTGGCGCCTTGACGTGGCGGCGGACCTTGGCCGGAGCAATGAGTATAACCATCAGTTCTGGAAGAAATTCAGAGAGGCGGTAAAGGACGCCAATCCCGACGCGATCATACTTGCGGAACATTACGGCGATCCAAGCGACTGGCTCAGAGGCGACGAGTGGGATACGGTCATGAACTATGACGCATTTATGGAGCCGGTCACCTGGTTTCTGACTGGTCTTGAAAAGCACAGTGATGAAGCGCGCGAAGAGCTGGCGGGCAATGCGGACAATTTTGTGGGCTCTATCTCACACCATATGTCCAATATGCTCACCCCGTCTCTTCAGGTGGCCATGAATGAGCTGTCAAATCACGACCACTCAAGATTTTTGACGAGGACAAACCACATGGTGGGCCGCGTTGAGAAGCTTGGTCCCAAGGCGGCAGAGGCATATGTGAATCCCGCCGTCATGCGGGAGGCAGTCGTTATACAGATGACATGGGTAGGGGCGCCGACCGTATATTACGGAGATGAGGCCGGTGTCTGCGGATTCACAGATCCTGACAACAGACGTACGTATCCGTGGGGAAATGAAGATATGGAGATGCTCTCCTTTCATAAAGAGATGATACGCATACACAAAGAGCACAAAGCGCTGCGGACGGGCTCGCTGAATATGCTGTCATGGGAAGAAAATGTCCTGACATACGGGCGCTTTCTTGAGGAGGAGCAGATCATCGTGATCATCAATAACAGAAGCGAGCTCACGGAAGTGACCGTGCCGGTATGGAGGGCCGAAGTGCCGGAGAAATGCAGGATGAAACGGCTCATATACTCTTATTCTAAAGGACATACGGCGGAGTATGAAGAATATCTTGTTGCGGACGGGGAACTGGTCGTCAATATGGGAGCCCATTCCGCGCTTGTTCTGGAGACGATCAAAGAAGAAAAATAA
- the tilS gene encoding tRNA lysidine(34) synthetase TilS has protein sequence MYQRVKEYAAEYHMLQQSDRVIAGVSGGADSICLLFVLLELKKEIGFSVTAVHVHHGLRAETADRDAQYVEKICREQKVELLVYHEDVKTYAAEHKLTVEEAGREVRRAAFKEVLRKKQGTKIALAHHQNDNAETLLLNLCRGTGLKGMGGIPPVEGVWIHPLLCLKRKEVESYLEERGISYCTDETNSEDSYARNKIRNQVIPYLEKEINAQASEHMAETARQMRLLGAYVDSQAAEQEKACVDTDGAGRSLLLKKEFARVPEVLRPYVIHRILCRTAGRSKNIEAVHVRLITELMHRQVGRRLCLPYGVTAVRCYEGIRFTKEGRQSAGGGKTEDMHMTCRVIERTGEMRTFPKSPYTKWFDYDIIKNTVKMRHREPGDYLTIDRDGRTQKLKQFFINEKIPQEERDQIWLAADGHHIMWVVGVRQNQKYQVTEETKRILEIEVDGGKRDGRDC, from the coding sequence ATGTATCAGCGTGTCAAAGAATATGCGGCAGAATATCATATGCTGCAGCAGTCAGACAGAGTCATAGCAGGCGTATCGGGAGGGGCAGATTCCATATGCCTTCTTTTCGTGCTTCTGGAATTGAAAAAGGAGATAGGCTTCTCCGTGACGGCAGTTCATGTCCACCACGGGCTGCGGGCAGAGACTGCGGACAGGGATGCGCAGTACGTTGAAAAGATCTGCCGCGAACAGAAAGTAGAGCTTTTAGTTTATCATGAAGACGTGAAGACATACGCGGCTGAACACAAGCTGACGGTGGAAGAGGCCGGCAGAGAGGTGCGCCGCGCCGCGTTTAAGGAAGTGCTGAGAAAGAAACAAGGCACGAAGATAGCGCTGGCCCATCATCAGAACGACAATGCGGAGACGCTGCTTCTAAATCTCTGCCGTGGAACCGGACTTAAAGGCATGGGCGGGATCCCGCCGGTTGAAGGGGTGTGGATCCATCCACTTTTATGCCTGAAAAGGAAAGAAGTGGAATCATATCTTGAAGAACGGGGAATATCATATTGTACGGATGAAACAAATTCAGAGGACAGCTATGCCCGGAATAAGATCCGCAACCAGGTGATTCCCTATCTGGAAAAAGAGATCAACGCGCAGGCATCTGAACATATGGCGGAGACGGCAAGGCAGATGCGGCTTCTCGGAGCATACGTGGATTCACAGGCCGCGGAGCAGGAAAAAGCCTGCGTGGACACAGACGGGGCGGGGAGAAGTCTGCTACTGAAGAAGGAGTTTGCGCGTGTGCCGGAAGTGCTGAGACCGTATGTGATACACCGCATTCTCTGCCGGACTGCGGGCAGGAGCAAAAATATAGAAGCGGTCCATGTAAGGCTTATAACAGAACTCATGCACAGGCAGGTGGGCAGACGGCTCTGTCTGCCTTACGGTGTGACGGCTGTGCGGTGTTACGAAGGCATCCGCTTTACAAAGGAAGGCCGGCAGTCTGCCGGCGGCGGAAAAACGGAAGATATGCATATGACATGCCGCGTGATCGAGAGGACAGGCGAGATGAGAACATTTCCCAAATCCCCCTACACGAAATGGTTTGATTATGATATAATAAAGAATACTGTTAAAATGAGGCACAGGGAGCCGGGAGATTACCTTACCATTGACAGAGACGGCAGGACCCAGAAGCTGAAACAGTTTTTTATCAATGAAAAAATACCACAGGAAGAAAGAGACCAGATATGGCTCGCGGCCGACGGACATCATATTATGTGGGTGGTGGGCGTAAGGCAGAACCAGAAATATCAGGTAACGGAAGAGACGAAAAGAATTCTGGAAATAGAAGTAGACGGAGGAAAAAGAGATGGCAGAGACTGTTAA
- a CDS encoding HU family DNA-binding protein, translating to MLYLNKRRKLSMNKTELVAAIAEQAELSKKDSEKALKAFVDVITAELKKGEKIQLVGFGTFEVSERAAREGRNPQTGKTMKIAACKAPKFKAGKALKDAVNA from the coding sequence ATTCTATATCTAAACAAGAGGAGGAAATTATCCATGAACAAAACAGAATTAGTAGCAGCTATCGCTGAGCAGGCAGAATTATCAAAGAAAGATTCAGAAAAAGCTTTAAAAGCTTTTGTTGATGTAATTACAGCTGAACTTAAAAAAGGTGAGAAAATTCAGTTAGTAGGATTTGGTACATTTGAAGTAAGCGAAAGAGCAGCAAGAGAGGGCAGAAACCCACAGACAGGCAAGACAATGAAGATTGCTGCATGCAAAGCTCCTAAATTCAAAGCTGGTAAAGCATTAAAAGACGCTGTTAATGCATAA
- the yabP gene encoding sporulation protein YabP: MEERPVQKGHKLVVNNRKTSLVTGVIDVLSFDLNEILLETEQGMMMVKGTDLHVNRLSLEKGEVDLSGNIDSIAYSDVHAAGKQGENLFSKLFR; encoded by the coding sequence ATGGAAGAGAGACCAGTACAAAAAGGACATAAGCTGGTAGTTAATAATAGAAAAACCAGCCTGGTGACAGGCGTTATAGATGTATTATCTTTTGATTTAAATGAGATTCTTTTAGAGACAGAGCAGGGGATGATGATGGTCAAAGGGACGGATCTGCACGTAAACCGCTTAAGCCTGGAAAAAGGCGAGGTAGACTTGTCCGGCAATATTGACAGCATCGCTTACTCTGACGTTCATGCAGCAGGAAAACAAGGGGAGAATTTGTTTTCCAAACTGTTCAGGTAA
- the ftsH gene encoding ATP-dependent zinc metalloprotease FtsH translates to MNEKKGRGLSGVTLLIFVVFLFAALWFTNQFDQKEKELTWKQFQKVIEKDNVESVVVSQNKNVPTGRVEIELKDKKTSDSEVKYYYVSDVNDIQDYLKDKNIEYEMPDVPQDSWLTTTIVPMLLMFGGILIIFFFMNRQGGGANAKAMSFGKSRARLSTEMDKKITFAQVAGLTEEKEELEEIVDFLKSPKKYIQVGARIPKGVLLVGPPGTGKTLLAKAVAGEAGVPFFTISGSDFVEMFVGVGASRVRDLFEEAKKNAPCIIFIDEIDAVARRRGTGMGGGHDEREQTLNQLLVEMDGFGVNEGIIVMAATNRVDILDPAILRPGRFDRKVMVGRPDVKGREEILKVHAKGKPLSEEVDLKQIAQTTAGFTGADLENLLNEAAIIAAKDSRIYLKQEDIRKAFVKVGIGAEKKSRVISEKEKRITAFHEAGHAILFHVLPDVGPVYSVSIIPTGGAGGYTMPLPENDEMFNTRGKMLQDITVALGGRVAEEEVLDDITTGASQDIKQATSLAKSMVTKFGMSEAVGLINYDDDSDEVFIGRDLAHASRGYGESVATVIDQEVKRIIDDCYARARSIIKKYDDVLHACAQLLLEKEKISRDEFESLFTGEVSEA, encoded by the coding sequence TTGAACGAGAAAAAAGGAAGAGGGCTGAGCGGTGTGACCCTGCTTATCTTTGTCGTGTTTTTATTCGCGGCGCTGTGGTTCACCAACCAGTTTGACCAGAAAGAAAAAGAATTGACCTGGAAGCAGTTCCAGAAGGTGATCGAGAAAGACAATGTAGAGTCTGTGGTGGTCTCTCAGAATAAAAATGTTCCTACAGGCCGGGTGGAAATAGAGCTAAAGGACAAAAAGACCTCGGACAGCGAGGTAAAATACTATTATGTATCTGATGTCAATGACATTCAGGACTATCTGAAAGACAAGAACATAGAGTATGAGATGCCGGATGTGCCGCAGGACAGCTGGCTGACAACTACGATCGTTCCCATGCTGCTCATGTTCGGCGGTATACTGATCATATTCTTCTTCATGAACCGCCAGGGCGGCGGCGCCAACGCCAAAGCCATGAGCTTTGGGAAGAGCCGGGCGCGGCTGAGCACGGAAATGGACAAAAAGATAACATTTGCCCAGGTTGCAGGTCTGACGGAAGAAAAAGAGGAACTGGAGGAAATCGTAGATTTCCTTAAGTCACCGAAAAAGTATATTCAGGTGGGAGCGCGTATCCCGAAAGGCGTACTGCTCGTGGGCCCTCCGGGGACAGGAAAGACACTTCTTGCCAAAGCTGTGGCAGGAGAAGCCGGTGTGCCATTCTTTACGATCTCAGGTTCTGATTTTGTGGAAATGTTCGTCGGCGTCGGCGCTTCCCGTGTACGTGACCTTTTTGAGGAGGCAAAGAAGAACGCCCCCTGCATTATATTTATCGATGAGATCGACGCGGTGGCGAGACGGCGCGGAACCGGTATGGGCGGCGGCCACGATGAAAGAGAACAGACGTTGAACCAGCTGCTCGTAGAGATGGACGGATTCGGGGTGAACGAGGGAATTATCGTGATGGCCGCAACAAACCGTGTCGATATTCTCGACCCTGCGATACTTCGTCCCGGACGATTTGACAGGAAGGTCATGGTAGGACGGCCTGACGTCAAGGGCAGGGAAGAAATACTGAAGGTGCACGCAAAAGGAAAGCCGCTCAGCGAGGAAGTGGACTTAAAGCAGATCGCGCAGACTACAGCCGGATTTACCGGCGCGGATCTTGAAAATCTCTTAAACGAGGCGGCCATCATTGCGGCAAAAGACAGCCGGATCTATCTGAAACAGGAAGATATAAGAAAAGCGTTTGTCAAAGTCGGAATCGGGGCGGAAAAGAAAAGCCGCGTCATTTCCGAGAAAGAAAAACGGATCACTGCGTTCCATGAGGCCGGGCATGCGATACTGTTCCACGTACTGCCGGATGTAGGGCCGGTGTACAGTGTTTCCATTATACCGACCGGGGGCGCAGGCGGATATACAATGCCTCTTCCTGAAAACGATGAGATGTTTAACACGAGAGGAAAGATGCTGCAGGATATAACGGTTGCGCTCGGCGGCCGCGTGGCTGAGGAAGAAGTGCTGGATGATATCACGACCGGCGCGTCACAGGATATCAAACAGGCGACAAGTCTTGCGAAATCCATGGTGACAAAATTCGGTATGTCGGAGGCGGTAGGCCTTATCAATTATGACGACGACAGTGATGAGGTCTTTATAGGCCGCGACCTGGCGCACGCGTCCAGAGGATATGGGGAAAGCGTTGCCACAGTTATCGACCAGGAAGTAAAACGTATAATAGACGACTGCTATGCCAGGGCAAGAAGCATAATCAAAAAGTATGATGATGTACTGCACGCATGCGCCCAGCTGCTGCTGGAAAAAGAAAAAATATCAAGGGATGAATTTGAGTCTTTATTTACAGGAGAGGTGTCTGAGGCTTAA
- the hpt gene encoding hypoxanthine phosphoribosyltransferase: protein MAETVKVLLSEEEVAKRIDELGRKISEDYAGRQVHLICVLKGGVFFMCELAKRITVPVSMDFMSVSSYGDGTSSSGVVKIAKDLDEALEGKDVLVVEDIIDSGRTLYYLLDILAKRHPNSMKLCTLLDKPERRVRDVTVDYVGFEIPDEFVVGYGLDYAQKYRNLPYIGVVEGVE, encoded by the coding sequence ATGGCAGAGACTGTTAAAGTATTGTTGTCGGAGGAAGAAGTTGCAAAGAGAATCGATGAATTAGGCAGGAAGATCAGTGAAGATTATGCAGGACGCCAGGTACACCTTATCTGTGTGTTAAAAGGCGGAGTGTTCTTTATGTGTGAACTGGCAAAGAGAATCACAGTTCCGGTATCCATGGACTTTATGAGCGTCAGCAGCTACGGGGACGGCACGTCCTCAAGCGGTGTCGTAAAGATCGCCAAGGATCTGGATGAGGCGCTGGAAGGCAAAGATGTACTCGTTGTTGAGGACATCATTGATTCAGGAAGAACGCTGTATTATCTGCTCGACATACTTGCCAAGAGACATCCAAACAGCATGAAGCTGTGCACACTGCTGGATAAGCCGGAGAGACGCGTAAGAGACGTCACGGTTGACTATGTCGGGTTTGAGATTCCGGACGAATTCGTAGTGGGATATGGGCTGGATTACGCTCAAAAATATAGAAATCTACCATACATCGGTGTAGTAGAAGGTGTGGAGTAG
- a CDS encoding SpoIIE family protein phosphatase: MAEVKEKGTFLNPYVIQMDKFADSLMHLSRTFLTLEDYKGTFSKEEIEDMFVKITDKVCENCEKKEWCLGENRVHTYQMLYEILCTVEEYGAELNVEIKRKLQKKCISAPRFLRETLEVFENAKQILLWNNRIVQNREGYAIQLNSFARMIQYTTRELDAGIFEDEHLEKKLKNHLKKFGIRMLSSVFFVTAEGKYEIHVTVKASKGHCIATKELAAEIGRCVGRVMMLEQGERPIIGEDYCTVACVEGARYHTLQGVAKIGKGCEKISGDTFLMTDLPGGKKGVALSDGMGSGEDALRESTMVVEMLEELLEAGFPVKTAIQMMNTALVIGREEVRFSTIDVSLFDLYSGKCEFVKAGASTTFIKRKSGVERISSTTLPIGVIQDIEIESVEKELESGDFIIMVTDGVMDALPVGEQDVLMSTFIEGSNIVNPKELAHHILGQVLEWTGEVPIDDMTVLAVGMWKL, encoded by the coding sequence ATGGCTGAAGTAAAAGAAAAGGGTACGTTTCTGAACCCTTATGTCATACAGATGGACAAGTTCGCAGATTCACTTATGCACTTGTCCAGGACATTCCTTACACTGGAAGACTACAAAGGAACGTTCTCCAAAGAAGAGATCGAGGATATGTTTGTAAAAATAACGGACAAGGTGTGCGAAAACTGCGAGAAAAAAGAATGGTGTCTCGGCGAAAACCGGGTACATACATATCAGATGCTTTACGAAATACTATGCACGGTAGAAGAATACGGCGCCGAGCTGAATGTAGAGATAAAGAGAAAGCTTCAGAAAAAATGCATATCAGCGCCCCGGTTTCTGAGGGAGACACTGGAAGTGTTTGAAAATGCCAAGCAGATCCTGCTCTGGAACAACCGGATCGTGCAGAACCGGGAAGGGTACGCCATTCAGCTCAACAGTTTTGCAAGGATGATCCAGTACACGACAAGAGAACTGGACGCCGGCATTTTTGAGGACGAGCATCTGGAGAAAAAGCTGAAAAATCACTTGAAAAAGTTTGGCATCCGCATGCTTTCCTCTGTATTTTTCGTGACTGCCGAGGGAAAATATGAGATACATGTGACGGTAAAAGCCTCAAAAGGGCACTGTATAGCCACAAAGGAGCTGGCGGCGGAGATCGGCAGATGCGTAGGCCGCGTCATGATGCTGGAGCAGGGGGAGCGTCCGATCATCGGGGAGGACTACTGTACGGTCGCCTGTGTGGAAGGCGCCAGGTATCATACGCTGCAGGGTGTGGCCAAGATTGGAAAAGGCTGCGAAAAAATATCAGGGGACACCTTCCTTATGACAGACCTGCCCGGGGGAAAAAAAGGAGTGGCGCTGTCCGACGGCATGGGTTCCGGGGAAGACGCCCTTCGGGAGAGCACTATGGTCGTAGAGATGCTTGAGGAACTGCTGGAGGCAGGTTTCCCGGTCAAGACGGCAATTCAGATGATGAACACCGCTCTTGTCATCGGCAGAGAAGAAGTGCGCTTTTCCACGATCGACGTAAGCCTGTTTGATCTGTACAGCGGAAAATGTGAATTCGTTAAGGCGGGCGCGTCCACAACATTTATCAAAAGGAAAAGCGGGGTGGAGAGAATCAGTTCCACGACACTGCCCATCGGCGTCATACAGGATATAGAGATAGAATCTGTGGAAAAAGAGCTGGAGTCGGGAGACTTTATCATCATGGTGACGGACGGAGTCATGGATGCCCTTCCTGTTGGTGAACAGGATGTACTTATGAGTACCTTCATAGAAGGCTCCAATATTGTCAATCCGAAGGAACTTGCGCATCATATACTCGGACAAGTGCTGGAATGGACGGGGGAAGTCCCGATAGACGATATGACCGTGCTGGCGGTCGGGATGTGGAAACTGTGA
- the yabQ gene encoding spore cortex biosynthesis protein YabQ, giving the protein MPGIREEFIVFVLAVLSGAIVRLIYKCISSFREIVKHSLAVIGVEDFFFWLGSALYLFVQIYHTSDGSIRWYFILGVVIGAILAAFLIRQAEKVHKKMYARGKKNLSKTIDKSGKKR; this is encoded by the coding sequence ATGCCGGGAATCAGAGAAGAATTTATTGTATTTGTACTGGCCGTATTGTCAGGGGCGATCGTGCGTCTTATATATAAATGTATCAGCAGTTTCAGGGAAATCGTAAAGCACAGCCTTGCCGTGATAGGGGTGGAGGATTTCTTTTTCTGGCTCGGCTCGGCGCTGTATTTGTTTGTGCAAATTTACCATACAAGTGATGGTAGCATTCGGTGGTACTTTATACTAGGTGTTGTGATTGGAGCCATTTTGGCCGCTTTTTTGATCAGGCAGGCCGAAAAAGTACACAAAAAAATGTACGCCCGCGGCAAAAAGAATTTGTCCAAAACTATTGATAAATCAGGCAAAAAAAGATAA
- a CDS encoding FtsB family cell division protein encodes MNGIKQKSRRRRQKKRVQRHKRSVLAISSVILLLLVMVSINGITLRAKEKSYVAQETELKKQIKEEKNRASKIDELEDYVGTDEYVEDVAREKLGLVHEGEIIFKAK; translated from the coding sequence ATGAATGGAATTAAACAAAAGAGCCGCAGGAGACGGCAGAAAAAGCGTGTTCAGCGCCACAAAAGAAGTGTGCTGGCTATCAGTTCAGTCATACTGCTGCTACTCGTGATGGTATCCATCAACGGGATAACGCTTCGCGCGAAGGAAAAATCTTATGTCGCACAGGAGACAGAGCTCAAAAAGCAGATAAAAGAAGAAAAAAACCGGGCGTCCAAGATCGACGAACTGGAAGATTACGTAGGCACTGATGAATATGTAGAAGATGTGGCAAGAGAAAAGCTCGGCCTCGTCCACGAAGGTGAGATCATATTCAAGGCAAAATAG